One Purpureocillium takamizusanense chromosome 1, complete sequence genomic window carries:
- a CDS encoding uncharacterized protein (EggNog:ENOG503NVU4~COG:O~TransMembrane:1 (o16-37i)~BUSCO:EOG09261HB6) yields MSSLISDAFANPRFQLLATAVLSGATVASLILGYQALEREERLTELKKSIPSLVEEDHEIKKLNSFGGSVDKEDARNQALARRAQAGDFDEELILEQLARNRVFLKPEGLQKLRESFVIVVGCGGVGSHCVASLARSGVSKIRLIDFDQVTLSSLNRHAVATLADVGIPKVHCLQRRLIAIAPWVKFDLQQEKFDGNVAARMLGPWEGDGRAPDYIVDAIDNIETKVELLKFCYTHNLPVISAMGAGCKSDPTRIIVGDIGSSRDDGLSRATRSRLKLLGITSGIPVVYSTEQAGEGKAELLPLAEEEFAKGTVGDLGVMPNFRVRILPVLGTMPAIFGLTAANHVILSITGYPIDYVPAKGRAKMYESILNFIQGSEERLARAQEPGIVGLKTPLTLGDVAFLTEELYHARSIVTGIPTKLALVRWRKPDGLSFNTLGEGKDVQKWSTVRLRDLVCLTKEEAARHEKEIFKAGKAHGEVYDQETLDRVESKLAEAAKYEAFR; encoded by the exons ATGTCATCACTCATTTCTGATGCGTTCGCGAATCCTCGTTTCCAGTTGCTCGCTACGGCGGTGCTCTCAGGCGCTACAGTCGCATCGCTCATACTCGGCTATCAGgcgctcgagcgcgaggagaGGTTGACGGAGCTCAAGAAGTCGATCCCATCATTGGTGGAAGAGGACCATGAGATCAAAAAG CTCAACAGTTTCGGAGGTTCCGTCGACAAGGAAGACGCGCGAAATCAGGCattggcgcggcgggcacaGGCTGGGGACTTTGATGAAGAGCTCATCCTGGAGCAGCTGGCAAGAAATCGCGTTTTTCTCAAACCCGAGGGCCTGCAGAAGCTGCGAGAGTCGTTCGTAATCGTGGTGGGAtgtggcggcgtgggctcTCACTGCGTGGCATCCCTCGCGCGTTCAGGAGTATCCAAGATACGACTCATCGACTTCGATCAAGTCACCCTGAGCTCTCTGAACCGACATGCTGTTGCGACGCTCGCAGACGTCGGCATCCCCAAGGTGCACTGCCTCCAGCGGAGGCTGATTGCCATCGCCCCGTGGGTCAAGTTTGATCTGCAACAGGAAAAGTTTGACGGCAACGTTGCAGCTCGGATGCTAGGTCCCTGGGAGGGGGATGGACGCGCCCCGGACTACATCGTTGACGCCATTGACAACATTGAAACGAAGGTTGAGCTTCTCAAGTTCTGCTATACTCACAACCTGCCCGTCATTAGCGCAATGGGGGCTGGGTGCAAAAGTGATCCCACTAGgatcatcgtcggcgacatcGGATCCAGCCGGGATGATGGTctctcgagggcgacgagaagcAGGCTCAAACTTCTGGGCATCACGTCTGGCATTCCAGTCGTCTACTCGACCGAGCAAGCAGGggagggcaaggccgagCTCCTTCCGCTGGCGGAAGAGGAGTTCGCCAAAGGCaccgtcggcgacctcggaGTCATGCCCAACTTCCGCGTCCGAATCCTACCCGTTCTTGGCACCATGCCTGCCATCTTTGGCTTGACAGCCGCCAACCACGTCATCCTGAGTATCACTGGCTACCCGATTGATTACGTTCCTGCCAAGGGCCGCGCCAAGATGTACGAGTCGATCCTCAACTTCATTCAGGGATCCGAGGAGAGGCTGGCCCGGGCGCAGGAGCCTGGGATTGTGGGCCTGAAGACGCCCTTGACTTTGGGCGACGTTGCCTTCCTGACCGAGGAGCTGTATCATGCGCGGAGCATCGTGACTGGCATCCCGACCAAGCTAGCGCTCGTCCGCTGGCGAAAGCCCGATGGTCTTAGCTTCAACACCCTTGGGGAAGGCAAGGATGTCCAGAAATGGTCCACTGTTCGCCTCCGCGACCTGGTTTGCCTCACGAAAGAAGAGGCGGCCCGGCATGAGAAGGAGATTTTCAAGGCGGGCAAAGCGCACGGGGAAGTGTACGATCAAGAAACGTTGGACCGTGTCGAGTCGAAGCTTGCCGAGGCAGCCAAGTATGAGGCCTTTAGGTGA